From a single Miscanthus floridulus cultivar M001 chromosome 8, ASM1932011v1, whole genome shotgun sequence genomic region:
- the LOC136470942 gene encoding uncharacterized protein codes for MTQRCGLVYDSETAVLAIGAHAPPKMLCGFGITVAVGEVIYALTYRFSAGQHLFEAMSWEHPTEGWSWKTLPPPPSTFCSRVNSYALHPDGCTIFMTSANNGRMGTYSFNTKDSAWRWHGEWALPFVAQAHFDSETNSWVGLCWDGYICSCKVVSPECLNSAPDWQMTKEKLFFKDRQRVYQFETSIDVSLSRWHL; via the exons ATGACCCAGCGCTGCGGCCTCGTCTACGACTCCGAGACGGCCGTCTTGGCCATCGGCGCTCATGCCCCTCCTAAAATGCTATGTGGCTTCGGTATCACTGTGGCCGTTGGTGAGGTGATCTACGCCTTGACGTATCGCTTCTCCGCCGGCCAGCACTTGTTCGAAGCCATGTCTTGGGAGCATCCCACGGAGGGCTGGTCTTGGAAGACTCTGCCACCGCCGCCTTCAACATTTTGCAGCCGCGTTAACTCTTATGCGCTGCACCCGGACGGATGCACCATCTTCATGACCTCGGCGAATAATGGCCGCATGGGCACCTACTCATTCAACACCAAGGATTCTGCTTGGAGGTGGCATGGCGAGTGGGCGTTGCCATTCGTTGCCCAAGCTCACTTTGACAGCGAGACCAACTCGTGGGTTGGCCTTTGCTGGGATGGCTACATTTGTTCCTGCAAAGTTGTCTCCCCCGAGTGCCTCAACTCTGCTCCGGATTGGCAGATGACAAAGGAGAAGTTATTCTTCAAGGACCGGCAGAG GGTTTACCAGTTTGAAACCTCCATTGATGTTTCTCTTTCAAGATGGCACTT